Genomic segment of Halostella limicola:
GTCCGTCGAGTCGGGGGAGTTCCTCGGGCTGGTCGGGCCGAACGGCTCCGGCAAGAGCACGCTCCTGTCGCTCGTGCTCGGCCTGCGTCGACCCGACAGCGGATCGGTCCGCCTGTTCGGCGAACCCGCCCACGAGTTCGGCGACGGCGAGCGCGTCGGCTACGTCGCCCAGAACGTCGGCGGGACGCCCGCCCGGATGCCGGTGACGGTCCGGGAGGTCGTCACGATGGGTCGCTACCCGCGCGTCGGGGTCGGTCGCCTCTCGGACGCCGACCGCGAGGCGGTGCGGCGCGCGATGGCGACCGTCGGCGTCGACGACCTCGCGGACCGGCCGATCGCCGACCTCTCCGGCGGTCAACGACAGCGGGCGTTCATCGCCCGGGCGCTCGCCGGCGAGGCGGACCTGCTCGTGCTCGACGAGCCGGCCGTCGGCGTCGACGCCGAGTCGCGCTCGGCGTTCTACGACCTGCTCGCGGGGCTGAACGACGAGGGGCTGACGATCGTCCTCGTCGAGCACGACATCGGCGTGGTGACCGGCCACGCGACGAGCGTCGCCTGCATCAACTGCTCGCTGCGGTACCACGGTGACCCGGAGGGGTTCGTCGAGAGCGACGCCCTGTCGCGTGCGTACGGCGCGAATCAGCGGCTCCTCCAGCACGACCATGATTGACCTCGTCGAGATGCTCGGCTTCCGGTTCATGCAGCGGGCGTTCCTGGCAGGGATCTGCGTCGGGGTCGTCGCGCCGCTGGTCGGCACCTTCCTCGTCCACCGCGAGATGGCGATGATCGGCGAGACGCTCGCCCACACCGCGTTCGCCGGCGTCGCGATCGGGCTGTTCGTCGGCTCGGCGTTCGCGGTCCCCGTCTCCCCGGAGCTGTCCGCGCTGGTGGTCGCCGTGCTCTCGGCGCTGCTGATCGAGGCGATCGCCGAACGCACGGACGCCTACGGCGACGTGTCGATGGCGATCGTCCTCTCGGGCGGGTTCGCGCTGGGAAGCGTCGTCGTCAGCCTCGGCGGCGGGATCTCCGTCGGGATCAAGCAGTACCTGTTCGGCAGCCTCGCCACCGTCACTGAGGAGAACGTCCGCCTCCTGGTCGCGCTGACCGTGCTCGTCACGGCGGTCGTCGGGGTGACGTACAGACAGCTCACCTACGTCACGTTCGACGAGACGGCGGCCCGGGTCGGGGGTATCGACGTGACGCTGTACAACCGCCTGCTCGTCGCGCTGACGGCGGTCGTCGTCGTCGCGGCGATGCAGATCATGGGGATCATCCTCGTCGCCGCGATGCTCGTGGTGCCCGTCGCGGCCGCCGCGCAGGTCGCGCGGACGTTCAAGGGGTCGCTCGTCCTCTCGGTCGTCGCGGCCGAGATAGCCGTCCTACTCGGCGTCACCGTCTCGTACGGCTACGGGACGGCCGCGGGCGGCACCATCGTGCTGGCCGCCATCGGCGTCTACGGGGCCGCGGTGGTCGCCGGGCGGGTCGGCGTTCGGCCGTCGTTCGGCGGTCGGTGACGCGGTCTTCGCGCTCCGGCGCCCGGTAGCCCGCGCCGCGATCCGAACGCTAACGTTCCGGGGGACGCTACACGTTGTCATGCAACCGTTCGGGACGCCTGCGACGAGTTCTGGAGGTGTGGCGGCGTGACGGCGAGTCACGGCGACCTCGACGCGTCGGGGCCGGACCCCCGCCGCGACGGCCGCGCCGACTACGACTATCAGGGCGGCGAGGTCGACCGCCCGGGGCTCGTCGACGACCTGGAGAAAGTCGTCGACGGCGAGGTCCGGTTCGACGAGTACAGCCGACAGCTGTACGCGACGGACGCCAGCGCCTACGAGATGACGCCGATCGGCGTCGTCTTCCCGGTGTCGACCGCCGACGTGTCGGCCGTCGTCGAGTACTGCGCCATGCGGGAGATCCCGGTCCTTCCGCGGGGCGGCGGTACCAGCCTCGCCGGGCAGACAGTCAACGAGGCGGTCGTCCTCGACTTCACGAAACACATGGACGCCGTGATCGAGACGGACCCGGAGGCCCGCCACGCCCGGGTCCAGCCCGGCGCGGTCCTCGGGGACCTCAACGCGCGGCTGGAGCCCCACGGCCTGAAGTTCGCGCCCGACCCCGCGTGGGGCGACAAGAGCGCCATCGGCGGGGCCGTCGGCAACAACTCGACGGGCGCGCACTCGCTGCAGTACGGCAAGACCGACGCCTACGTCGAGTCCGCCGAGGTCGTGCTCGCCGACGGGACCGTCACCCGGTTCGGCGAGGTGACCGTCGAGCGGGCCCGCGAACTCGCCGGCGAGGGGGACCTCGAATCGCGGATCTACGCCGAGGTCCTGCGGATCATCGACGAGGAGGCCGACGAGATCGACGCGCGCTACCCCGAACTCAAGCGCAACGTCTCGGGGTACAACCTGAACGTGCTCGCCGACCAGTCGGAGGAGGGCGTCGTCAACGTCGCGAAACTGCTCGCCGGGAGCGAGGGGACGCTGGCGGTCGTCACCGAGGTCGAGGTGAGCCTCGAACCGATCCCCGAGACGAAGAGCCTCGCGCTGCTCTCCTACGGGAGCGTCGTCGACGCGATGGAGGACGTCGCGCCCATCCTCGAACACGGCCCCGCGGCGGTCGAACTCGTCGACGACGTGCTGATCGATCTGGCGCGGGACACGGCGGAGTTCGAGGACGTCGTGACGATGCTCCCCGAGGGGACGAACGCCGTCCTGCTGGTGGAGTTCTACGCCGAGGACGAGGCCGAGGGGCGCGAGAAGGTGGCCGGTCTGCTGGCGGACCGCGTGCCGGGTGCGGAGGCGAGCGCCCCCGTCCCCGACGACGCGGCCGTCACGGACGCCGACCCCTACGCCGTCGACGCGCTCGAAGCGCACGACGAACCCGACCGCGCGAGGTTCTGGAAGCTCCGCAAGTCCGGCCTGCCGATCCTGCTATCGCGGACCTCCGACGAGAAGCACATCAGCTTCATCGAGGACTGCGCGGTGCCGCCGGAACACCTGCCGGAGTACGTCGCCGACTTCCAGGAGATACTGGCGGACCACGACACCTTCGCCAGCTTCTACGCCCACGCCGGTCCCGGCGTGCTCCACATCCGGCCGCTCATCAACACGAAGACCGACCTCGGCGCGGAGACGATGGAGTCCATCGCCGACGACGTGACCGACCTCATCGTCGAGTACGGCGGGAGCGTCTCCGGCGAGCACGGCGACGGCCGCGCCCGCACCCAGTGGAACCGCAAGCTGTACGGCGAGGCGCTCTGGCAGACGTTCCGCGACCTGAAGTCGGCGTTCGACCCCGACTGGCTCCTCAACCCGGGCAACGTCTGCGGCGACCACGACATGACGGAGCACCTCCGCTACGGCGGCGACTACGAGTTCGACGCCGGCTTCGACCCCGACCTGAACTGGGAGAACGACAACGGTTTCCAGGGGATGACCGAACTCTGTCACGGCTGCGGCGGCTGTCGCGGGTTCCAGGACACCACCGGCGGCGTGATGTGCCCCACCTACCGCGCCGAGGACGAGGAGATCCTGAGCACCCGCGGCCGGGCGAACGCGCTCCGGCAGGCGATGAGCGGCGACCTCGACGGGGCCGACGCCGCCGCGTCGGACCGGAACGAGAGGTTCGCGGCCGAGGAGGACGACGAGGCGGACGCCGCGGAACAGCTCTCCGACGAGTTCCTCGACGAGGTGCTCGACCTCTGTATCGGCTGCAAGGGCTGCGCGAAGGACTGTCCGAGCGAGGTGGACATGGCGAAGCTGAAAGTCGAGGTGACCCACCAGAAGCACCAGCGCGACGGGGCCGGCCTCCGCGAGCGGGCGTTCGCGAACGTCGACGCGCTCTCGGCGCTCGGCAGCGCGACCGCGCCGGTGTCGAACTGGCTCACGAAGGTGCCCGGCGCGCGCTTCGCCATGGAGAAGGCGGTCGGCATCGCCCGCGAGCGCTCGCTCCCGACGTTCCGCCGGGAGACGCTGCGGGACTGGTTCGACGAACGCGGCGGGGCGGCGGTGCCCGAGTCCGAGGCGGAGCGCACGGCCGTCCTCCTGCCGGACACGTTCACCAACTACAGCTACCCCGAGCGCGGGAAGGCGGCCGTCCGCGTGCTCGAAGCCGCCGGCGTGCACGTCGATCTGGCGGAGACCACCGACAGCGGGCGGCCGGCCCACTCG
This window contains:
- a CDS encoding metal ABC transporter ATP-binding protein, with the protein product MTAVVDVEDATFGYGDRPVVEDVSLSVESGEFLGLVGPNGSGKSTLLSLVLGLRRPDSGSVRLFGEPAHEFGDGERVGYVAQNVGGTPARMPVTVREVVTMGRYPRVGVGRLSDADREAVRRAMATVGVDDLADRPIADLSGGQRQRAFIARALAGEADLLVLDEPAVGVDAESRSAFYDLLAGLNDEGLTIVLVEHDIGVVTGHATSVACINCSLRYHGDPEGFVESDALSRAYGANQRLLQHDHD
- a CDS encoding metal ABC transporter permease, yielding MIDLVEMLGFRFMQRAFLAGICVGVVAPLVGTFLVHREMAMIGETLAHTAFAGVAIGLFVGSAFAVPVSPELSALVVAVLSALLIEAIAERTDAYGDVSMAIVLSGGFALGSVVVSLGGGISVGIKQYLFGSLATVTEENVRLLVALTVLVTAVVGVTYRQLTYVTFDETAARVGGIDVTLYNRLLVALTAVVVVAAMQIMGIILVAAMLVVPVAAAAQVARTFKGSLVLSVVAAEIAVLLGVTVSYGYGTAAGGTIVLAAIGVYGAAVVAGRVGVRPSFGGR
- a CDS encoding FAD-binding and (Fe-S)-binding domain-containing protein, with protein sequence MTASHGDLDASGPDPRRDGRADYDYQGGEVDRPGLVDDLEKVVDGEVRFDEYSRQLYATDASAYEMTPIGVVFPVSTADVSAVVEYCAMREIPVLPRGGGTSLAGQTVNEAVVLDFTKHMDAVIETDPEARHARVQPGAVLGDLNARLEPHGLKFAPDPAWGDKSAIGGAVGNNSTGAHSLQYGKTDAYVESAEVVLADGTVTRFGEVTVERARELAGEGDLESRIYAEVLRIIDEEADEIDARYPELKRNVSGYNLNVLADQSEEGVVNVAKLLAGSEGTLAVVTEVEVSLEPIPETKSLALLSYGSVVDAMEDVAPILEHGPAAVELVDDVLIDLARDTAEFEDVVTMLPEGTNAVLLVEFYAEDEAEGREKVAGLLADRVPGAEASAPVPDDAAVTDADPYAVDALEAHDEPDRARFWKLRKSGLPILLSRTSDEKHISFIEDCAVPPEHLPEYVADFQEILADHDTFASFYAHAGPGVLHIRPLINTKTDLGAETMESIADDVTDLIVEYGGSVSGEHGDGRARTQWNRKLYGEALWQTFRDLKSAFDPDWLLNPGNVCGDHDMTEHLRYGGDYEFDAGFDPDLNWENDNGFQGMTELCHGCGGCRGFQDTTGGVMCPTYRAEDEEILSTRGRANALRQAMSGDLDGADAAASDRNERFAAEEDDEADAAEQLSDEFLDEVLDLCIGCKGCAKDCPSEVDMAKLKVEVTHQKHQRDGAGLRERAFANVDALSALGSATAPVSNWLTKVPGARFAMEKAVGIARERSLPTFRRETLRDWFDERGGAAVPESEAERTAVLLPDTFTNYSYPERGKAAVRVLEAAGVHVDLAETTDSGRPAHSKGFLDAAREAARDAVDELAPRVADGWDVVVVEPSDAVMLQSDYLDLLSGSGRQSASVSASGDAPRSPVEAVAANAHGVCEYLDAFRLDDALDADAGGALTYHGHCHQKATKKDHHAVGVLRRAGYDVDPLDSTCCGMAGSFGYEAEHYSMSQAIGSILFDQVEDSDGEEVVAPGASCRTQLKDRDGGEAPAHPVEKLAAALE